In one window of Rhodopseudomonas palustris HaA2 DNA:
- a CDS encoding tartrate dehydrogenase — MKKDEYRIAVIPGDGIGKEVMPEGLRALEAAAKKHRVKLRFDHFDFASYDYYEKHGQMMPDDWKNLIGGHDAIFFGAVGWPQKIPDHISLWGSLIKFRREFDQYVNLRPVRLMPGVPSPLAGRKPGDIDFWVVRENTEGEYSSVGGRMFPDTDREFVTQQTVMTRTGVDRILKFAFDLAQSRPKRHLTSATKSNGISITMPYWDERVEAMAKAYPDVTWDKYHIDILTAHFVLHPDWFDVVVGSNLFGDILSDLGPACTGTIGIAPSGNINPDGDFPSVFEPVHGSAPDIAGQGIANPIGMIWSGAMMLEHLGEKTAADSIVKAIERTLAEGTLRTRDLGGQADTTACGKAVAEMVE, encoded by the coding sequence ATGAAGAAGGACGAATACCGGATCGCCGTCATCCCCGGCGACGGCATCGGCAAGGAGGTGATGCCGGAAGGGCTTCGTGCGCTCGAAGCCGCCGCGAAGAAGCATCGCGTCAAGCTGAGATTCGATCATTTCGACTTCGCCAGCTATGACTATTATGAAAAGCACGGCCAGATGATGCCGGACGATTGGAAGAATCTGATCGGCGGCCACGACGCGATCTTCTTCGGCGCGGTGGGCTGGCCGCAGAAGATCCCGGACCACATCTCGCTGTGGGGGTCGCTGATCAAGTTCCGTCGCGAGTTCGATCAATACGTCAATCTGCGCCCGGTGCGGCTGATGCCTGGCGTGCCGTCGCCGCTCGCCGGGCGCAAGCCGGGCGATATCGATTTCTGGGTGGTGCGCGAGAACACCGAGGGGGAATATTCATCGGTCGGCGGCCGGATGTTTCCCGACACCGACCGCGAATTCGTCACCCAGCAGACGGTGATGACGCGGACCGGTGTCGACCGCATCCTGAAATTCGCCTTCGACCTCGCGCAATCGCGGCCGAAGCGGCATCTGACGTCGGCGACCAAGTCGAACGGCATCTCGATCACCATGCCGTATTGGGACGAGCGGGTCGAGGCGATGGCGAAGGCCTATCCCGACGTGACGTGGGACAAGTATCACATCGATATCCTCACCGCGCATTTCGTGCTGCATCCGGACTGGTTCGACGTCGTCGTCGGCTCCAACCTGTTCGGCGACATCCTGTCCGATCTCGGCCCGGCCTGTACCGGCACGATCGGTATTGCGCCGTCGGGCAACATCAATCCGGACGGCGATTTCCCGAGCGTGTTCGAGCCGGTGCACGGCTCGGCGCCGGACATTGCGGGGCAGGGCATCGCCAATCCGATCGGGATGATCTGGTCGGGCGCGATGATGCTCGAACACCTCGGTGAGAAGACCGCTGCGGATTCGATCGTCAAGGCGATCGAGCGGACGCTGGCGGAGGGCACGCTGCGCACGCGTGATCTCGGTGGTCAGGCCGACACGACGGCTTGCGGCAAAGCTGTGGCGGAAATGGTGGAGTAG
- a CDS encoding GH1 family beta-glucosidase, whose protein sequence is MDKLAPPTNEPMPGLPSLTHVRPDFIWGASTASFQIEGAANEDGRGQSVWDTYCRTGQVANNDTGDVACDHYHRYKEDVALMKALGLQAYRFSVAWPRVLPQGTGAVNEAGLAFYDRLIDELEAAGIEPWLCLYHWDLPQALEDRGGWLNRDIVDWFADYARLIGQRYGRRVKRFVTFNEPGIFSLFSRSFGARDRSADDKLHRWIHHVNLAHGAAVDALRQTVADAQIGLVTNYQPIYPSTDKPEDITEAALIGDYWNRAFSDPQYLGEYPSLIRDAIAPHIQPGDIARIHRPLDWFGLNHYSPVYINSDPNAIIGLGWGAKPDGIPRTPIDWTIEPDAFRDTLIEVSRRYGKPVYVTENGYGSNIEKPDDTGAVIDPGRIAFLRDYISGLDAAIAAGADVRGYFVWSLLDNFEWESGYKVRFGLVYVDYATQRRIPKSSFRWYADVIRRARGETTT, encoded by the coding sequence ATGGACAAGCTCGCACCGCCCACCAACGAGCCGATGCCGGGCCTGCCATCGCTGACCCACGTCAGGCCCGACTTCATCTGGGGTGCATCGACGGCGAGCTTTCAGATCGAGGGCGCGGCCAACGAGGATGGACGCGGTCAAAGCGTCTGGGACACCTATTGCCGCACCGGCCAGGTCGCCAACAACGACACCGGCGACGTCGCCTGCGACCACTATCATCGCTACAAGGAAGACGTCGCGCTGATGAAAGCGCTCGGCCTGCAGGCCTATCGCTTCTCGGTGGCCTGGCCGCGCGTGCTGCCGCAAGGCACCGGCGCGGTGAACGAGGCCGGACTCGCCTTCTACGACCGGCTGATCGACGAACTCGAGGCCGCGGGAATCGAGCCGTGGCTCTGTCTGTATCACTGGGATCTGCCGCAGGCGCTCGAAGATCGCGGCGGCTGGCTCAATCGCGACATCGTCGACTGGTTCGCCGACTATGCCCGGTTGATTGGCCAACGCTACGGCCGGCGCGTCAAGCGGTTCGTCACCTTCAACGAGCCCGGCATCTTCAGCCTGTTCAGCCGGTCTTTCGGCGCCCGCGACCGCAGCGCCGACGACAAGCTGCATCGCTGGATCCACCACGTCAATCTCGCCCACGGCGCGGCAGTCGACGCGCTGCGCCAAACCGTCGCCGACGCCCAAATCGGGCTGGTCACCAACTATCAGCCGATCTATCCGTCGACCGACAAGCCCGAGGACATCACCGAGGCCGCGCTGATCGGCGATTACTGGAACCGGGCATTCTCCGATCCGCAATATCTCGGCGAATATCCCTCGCTGATCCGCGACGCGATCGCTCCACACATCCAGCCCGGCGACATAGCGCGAATCCACCGTCCGCTCGACTGGTTCGGGCTGAACCATTACAGCCCGGTGTATATCAACTCCGATCCCAATGCGATCATCGGTCTCGGCTGGGGCGCCAAACCCGATGGCATTCCGCGCACGCCGATCGACTGGACCATCGAGCCCGACGCCTTTCGCGACACGTTGATCGAGGTCAGCCGCCGCTACGGCAAGCCGGTCTACGTCACCGAGAACGGCTACGGCAGCAACATCGAGAAGCCCGACGATACCGGCGCGGTGATCGATCCCGGCCGCATCGCCTTTCTGCGCGACTACATCTCCGGCCTCGATGCGGCGATCGCCGCGGGCGCCGACGTCCGAGGCTATTTCGTCTGGTCGCTGCTCGACAATTTCGAATGGGAGTCGGGCTACAAGGTCCGCTTCGGCCTCGTTTATGTCGACTACGCGACGCAGCGACGAATTCCGAAATCATCGTTCCGCTGGTACGCCGACGTCATTCGCCGGGCCCGCGGCGAGACGACAACTTAA
- a CDS encoding SbmA/BacA-like family transporter has product MGLFSHNDSNGHNLSGFWQLSHRFWLSGTPRVTGLIALLITVVLAQLAVQFYLNLWNRHFFDALERRDGAELWTQTFVFLALACTSICLAATSVWARMTGQRNWRESMTRSILAKWSLKSHDEPMNCHDHGAENPEYRLAEDVRVATDAPVDLILAFLSSVLTALTFFSVLWSVGGSIAVSPFGFRLEIPGYLVLGVIGYSTLMTALMLWFGRRMTSISEQRNQNEAEFRAAAEVLRGCHPATEAVEAGWMDKLERRLQAVLRSWRDLCWQLVDMTLVSHGNFLFAPVVAYFLCFPKYLSGAMSLGEVTQSAAAFVTVQGAVNWLVDNYQRLADWRSSANRVAALLAAIDRMPDDNSASVEAAEPLPR; this is encoded by the coding sequence ATGGGTCTCTTCTCACATAACGACTCGAACGGCCACAACCTGTCCGGGTTCTGGCAGTTGTCGCACCGGTTCTGGCTCAGCGGCACGCCCCGCGTGACCGGCCTGATCGCCCTGCTGATCACCGTCGTGCTGGCGCAACTGGCGGTGCAATTCTATCTCAATTTGTGGAATCGGCATTTTTTCGATGCGCTGGAGCGGCGCGACGGCGCCGAACTCTGGACTCAAACTTTCGTGTTTCTGGCCTTGGCCTGCACCAGCATTTGCCTGGCCGCGACCTCGGTGTGGGCGCGGATGACCGGGCAGCGCAATTGGCGTGAGTCGATGACCCGCTCCATCCTGGCAAAATGGTCGCTTAAGAGCCACGACGAGCCGATGAACTGCCATGATCACGGCGCCGAGAATCCCGAATACCGCCTGGCGGAGGACGTCCGCGTCGCCACCGATGCGCCGGTCGACCTGATCCTCGCCTTCCTGTCCTCGGTGCTGACGGCGCTGACGTTCTTCAGTGTGCTGTGGAGCGTCGGCGGCAGCATCGCCGTCAGTCCGTTCGGCTTTCGTCTGGAAATCCCCGGCTATCTGGTGCTCGGCGTCATCGGCTACTCGACGCTGATGACCGCGCTGATGCTGTGGTTCGGACGCCGGATGACCAGCATCAGTGAACAGCGCAATCAGAACGAGGCCGAATTCCGCGCCGCCGCGGAGGTGCTGCGCGGCTGCCACCCGGCGACCGAGGCGGTCGAAGCCGGGTGGATGGACAAGCTCGAGCGGCGCCTCCAGGCGGTACTGCGATCGTGGCGCGATCTATGCTGGCAACTGGTCGACATGACGCTGGTGTCGCACGGCAACTTTCTGTTCGCGCCGGTGGTGGCGTATTTCCTGTGCTTTCCGAAATATCTCAGCGGCGCAATGTCGCTCGGCGAGGTGACGCAGAGCGCCGCCGCGTTCGTCACGGTGCAGGGCGCGGTGAACTGGCTGGTCGACAACTATCAGCGGCTGGCCGACTGGCGATCGTCCGCCAATCGCGTCGCGGCGCTGCTGGCCGCGATCGACAGAATGCCGGACGATAATTCCGCGTCGGTGGAGGCAGCCGAGCCGTTGCCGCGCTGA
- a CDS encoding amidase, translated as MAAHHELIQATACKIVDQLRTGEVTPLDLLDALEQRIAEVDGAVNALPTLCFDRARARAADLMKKPQSERGLLAGLPVPIKDLTAVEGVRTTQGSPIFKDHVPTRSDLMVEHLEASGGVVYAKSNTPEFGAGANTFNEVFGATRNPWDLSRSAAGSSGGAAAALASGTAWLAHGSDMGGSLRNPASFCGVVGLRPSFGRVAHTPAAAIDRNLGVQGPMARNVEDVALLLDAMSGEHAADPLSLPSPVTSFLAAARARTKPLRVAYSPDLGITPVDPEVAAITRKAAERFAESGVVVEQAQPDLSEAHECFHVLRAFDFAISKAELLRTKRDLLKPEVIWNIEQGLALSVDDLARAEAQRVAMAARTIAFFETYDLLLCPATITAPFPVEQRYLAECNGHTFDNYVEWLGIVYAITLVCCPALSLPCGFTSAGLPVGLQMIARPRNEAGLLAGAALLEDVLGLRGTTPIDPRPAPASL; from the coding sequence ATGGCGGCACACCACGAGCTGATTCAAGCGACGGCCTGCAAGATCGTCGACCAACTCCGAACCGGCGAGGTCACGCCGCTCGATCTGCTCGACGCGCTGGAGCAGCGGATCGCCGAGGTCGACGGCGCCGTCAACGCGCTGCCGACGCTGTGCTTCGATCGCGCCCGCGCCCGTGCCGCCGACCTGATGAAGAAGCCGCAGTCCGAACGCGGCCTGCTCGCCGGCCTTCCGGTGCCGATCAAGGACCTCACCGCGGTCGAAGGCGTGCGGACGACCCAGGGGTCGCCGATCTTCAAGGACCATGTCCCTACCCGCTCCGACCTGATGGTCGAGCACCTCGAAGCCAGTGGCGGGGTGGTCTACGCCAAATCCAACACCCCGGAATTCGGCGCCGGCGCCAACACCTTCAACGAGGTGTTCGGGGCGACGCGCAATCCGTGGGATTTGTCGCGCTCGGCGGCAGGCTCGTCCGGCGGCGCTGCGGCCGCGCTCGCCAGCGGCACCGCGTGGCTCGCCCACGGCTCGGACATGGGCGGCTCGCTGCGCAATCCGGCGAGCTTCTGCGGCGTCGTCGGCCTGCGGCCGAGCTTCGGCCGTGTCGCGCACACGCCCGCAGCAGCGATCGACCGCAATCTCGGCGTGCAGGGCCCGATGGCGCGCAATGTCGAGGACGTCGCCCTGTTGCTCGACGCGATGAGCGGCGAACACGCCGCCGATCCGCTGTCGCTGCCCTCGCCGGTAACCTCGTTCCTCGCCGCCGCGCGCGCGCGCACCAAGCCGCTGCGCGTGGCTTATTCGCCCGACCTCGGCATCACCCCGGTCGATCCCGAGGTCGCCGCGATCACCCGCAAGGCGGCCGAGCGCTTCGCCGAATCCGGCGTGGTCGTAGAGCAGGCTCAGCCCGACCTCTCTGAAGCGCACGAATGCTTCCACGTGCTGCGCGCATTCGACTTCGCGATCAGCAAGGCGGAACTGCTCCGCACCAAGCGTGATCTGCTGAAGCCGGAGGTGATCTGGAACATCGAGCAGGGGCTCGCGCTCAGCGTCGACGATCTGGCCCGGGCCGAGGCGCAGCGCGTGGCGATGGCCGCACGCACCATCGCGTTCTTCGAGACTTACGATCTGCTGCTGTGTCCGGCGACGATCACCGCGCCTTTCCCCGTGGAGCAGCGCTACCTCGCAGAATGCAACGGCCACACCTTCGACAACTACGTCGAGTGGCTCGGCATCGTCTACGCGATCACGCTGGTCTGCTGCCCGGCGCTGTCGCTGCCCTGCGGCTTCACGTCGGCCGGCCTGCCGGTCGGGCTGCAGATGATTGCTCGGCCGCGCAACGAGGCCGGCCTGCTCGCCGGCGCCGCATTGCTCGAAGACGTTCTCGGCCTGCGCGGCACCACGCCGATCGATCCGCGGCCCGCGCCAGCGAGCCTCTGA
- a CDS encoding ferredoxin, with protein MSEMLTIHVDQDKCQGHARCKALAPELFDLDDYGNAHEKGDGVVPADLIDKAWLAKSNCPENAIDITED; from the coding sequence ATGTCCGAAATGCTGACCATCCATGTTGATCAGGACAAGTGCCAGGGCCATGCGCGCTGCAAGGCGCTGGCGCCCGAATTGTTCGATCTCGACGACTACGGCAACGCTCACGAGAAAGGCGACGGCGTCGTGCCCGCCGACCTGATCGACAAGGCGTGGCTCGCGAAGTCCAACTGCCCGGAAAACGCGATCGACATCACAGAAGACTGA
- a CDS encoding cytochrome P450, with translation MTERAPVTDWASDFDHTDPRWTENPYPIWDELRAASPVVHTDRFLGVYMPTTFAAVKEISYDTDHFSSRRIIVRNSRPEPVQSAPPITSDPPEHKPAKRLLLPPFTPDAVAKLEPRVRSICNELIDDFIADGRCDAAKAYSKHIPVKTICAMLGIPETDSDRFIQWIHEILELGIHDDAMLMKAIQEMSVYFAGHIAKRKQHPTDDLISTLMNARDADGQPLSDVHVLGSLRLLLIAGIDTTWSAIGAALWHLATHPEDRVRLVAEPDLMSTAIEELLRAYAPVTMAREVMKETTIAGCPVKPGNMVLLSFPAANRDPDVFPDADRVKIDRQENPHVAFGLGIHRCVGSNLARMEMTVAIEEWLKRIPEFRLDSSQNVRWSEGTVRGPRQLPLLLGQPS, from the coding sequence ATGACCGAGCGAGCGCCTGTCACCGATTGGGCCAGCGACTTCGACCACACCGACCCGCGCTGGACCGAAAACCCCTATCCGATCTGGGACGAACTGCGCGCGGCGAGCCCGGTCGTCCACACCGACCGCTTCCTGGGCGTCTATATGCCGACCACCTTCGCGGCGGTGAAGGAGATTTCCTACGACACCGACCACTTCTCGTCGCGGCGCATCATCGTCCGCAACAGCCGGCCCGAGCCGGTGCAATCGGCGCCGCCGATTACTTCAGATCCGCCGGAACACAAGCCGGCCAAGCGCCTGCTGCTGCCGCCGTTCACGCCCGATGCGGTGGCCAAGCTCGAGCCGCGGGTTCGCTCGATCTGCAATGAACTGATCGACGATTTCATCGCGGATGGTCGCTGCGACGCCGCGAAGGCCTACAGCAAGCACATTCCGGTCAAGACGATCTGCGCGATGCTCGGCATTCCAGAGACCGACAGCGACCGGTTCATCCAGTGGATTCACGAAATCCTCGAACTCGGTATCCATGACGACGCGATGCTGATGAAGGCGATTCAGGAAATGAGCGTGTACTTCGCCGGCCACATCGCGAAGCGCAAGCAGCATCCGACCGACGATCTGATCAGCACGCTGATGAACGCGCGCGATGCCGACGGCCAGCCACTGTCCGATGTCCATGTGCTCGGCTCGTTGCGCCTGCTGCTGATCGCCGGCATCGACACGACGTGGAGCGCGATCGGCGCGGCGTTGTGGCATCTGGCGACGCATCCGGAAGATCGCGTCCGGCTTGTCGCCGAGCCGGACCTGATGTCGACGGCTATCGAAGAACTTCTCCGCGCCTATGCGCCGGTCACCATGGCCCGCGAGGTGATGAAGGAGACCACGATCGCCGGCTGCCCGGTGAAGCCCGGCAACATGGTGTTGCTGTCGTTCCCCGCCGCCAACCGCGATCCCGACGTCTTCCCCGACGCCGATCGGGTCAAGATCGACCGCCAAGAAAATCCTCACGTCGCGTTCGGCCTCGGTATTCACCGCTGCGTCGGGTCCAACTTGGCGCGAATGGAGATGACGGTTGCGATCGAGGAATGGCTGAAACGGATTCCGGAGTTTAGACTGGATTCGTCACAAAATGTGCGCTGGTCGGAAGGTACGGTTCGTGGCCCGCGCCAACTGCCGCTGCTGCTCGGCCAGCCGAGCTGA
- a CDS encoding sulfite oxidase-like oxidoreductase, whose amino-acid sequence MSDDADLPPDSKLTRSKQRWAAEGKFITGRHARPDEQRLPPGQHLTQDWPVLDLGLSPQISRERWRLDVYGSVVQPLFWDWSQFMAQPQSDFVSDIHCVTTWSRYDNRWQGLATRALLDACQPREQARYVVLHCYDGYTTNLSLEDFAAPDALIAHAWSGAPLEPEHGGPVRLVVPHLYFWKSAKWLQAIEVRDDDQPGYWEVRGYHNRGDPWTEQRYSED is encoded by the coding sequence ATGTCCGACGATGCCGACCTTCCTCCCGACTCCAAGCTCACTCGGAGCAAGCAGCGTTGGGCGGCCGAAGGCAAATTCATCACCGGCCGTCACGCGCGCCCGGACGAACAGCGCCTGCCGCCCGGGCAGCATCTCACGCAGGATTGGCCGGTGCTCGATCTCGGCCTGTCGCCACAGATCTCTCGCGAACGCTGGCGACTCGATGTCTACGGCTCGGTCGTGCAACCGCTGTTCTGGGACTGGTCGCAGTTCATGGCGCAGCCGCAATCGGATTTCGTTTCGGATATCCATTGCGTCACCACATGGTCGCGCTACGACAACCGCTGGCAAGGGCTTGCCACCCGAGCGCTGCTCGACGCCTGTCAGCCGCGCGAGCAAGCGCGCTACGTCGTGCTCCACTGCTATGATGGCTACACCACCAATTTGTCGCTGGAGGATTTCGCCGCTCCCGACGCGCTGATCGCGCATGCGTGGTCCGGCGCGCCGCTGGAGCCGGAGCACGGCGGCCCGGTGCGCCTGGTCGTGCCGCACCTGTATTTCTGGAAAAGCGCGAAATGGCTGCAGGCGATCGAAGTCCGCGACGACGATCAGCCGGGCTATTGGGAGGTCCGCGGCTATCACAACCGCGGCGACCCGTGGACCGAGCAGCGCTACTCGGAGGATTGA
- a CDS encoding bifunctional alpha/beta hydrolase/OsmC family protein — protein MPIERFEFPGSGGHRLAAALELPGSAPLAFALFAHCFTCGKDNLAARRIAAGLAARGIAVLRFDFTGLGASEGDFANATFSSNVADLVLAADHLRKVHRAPSLLIGHSLGGAAVLAAAAQIPEAKAIATIAAPSDPSHVAGLFAEHVDAIREQGSVEVSLAGRPFTIKREFLDDAGEHNLMAQVTKLRKALLVMHAPTDATVNIDNATRIFLAARHPKSFVSLDHADHLLSDRRDANYAADVIAAWAERYLDARQPAAAGAPEVLRAVIVQETGESKFQQRISVGPHQLLADEPVAVGGADSGLGPYDLLLSALGACTSMTMRLYAERKKLPLDRVTVTLSHAKIHAEDCVECETKVGLLDRIDRVIAIDGDLDTDQRARLIEIADKCPVHRTLTSEVKIVTRAAE, from the coding sequence ATGCCGATCGAACGCTTTGAATTCCCCGGCAGCGGCGGACATCGACTCGCGGCTGCGCTGGAACTGCCGGGCTCGGCGCCGCTCGCCTTCGCGCTGTTTGCGCATTGTTTCACGTGCGGCAAAGACAATCTGGCCGCGCGGCGGATCGCGGCGGGGCTGGCGGCGCGCGGCATCGCGGTGCTGCGGTTCGACTTCACCGGGCTCGGCGCCAGCGAGGGCGACTTCGCCAATGCGACGTTCTCGTCAAACGTCGCCGATCTGGTTCTCGCCGCCGATCATCTGCGCAAGGTCCATCGGGCGCCGTCGCTGCTGATCGGCCACAGCCTCGGCGGCGCCGCGGTGCTGGCGGCCGCAGCGCAGATCCCCGAAGCGAAGGCGATCGCGACTATCGCCGCGCCGTCGGATCCATCGCATGTCGCCGGCCTGTTCGCCGAGCATGTCGATGCGATCCGCGAACAGGGCAGCGTCGAGGTCTCGCTCGCCGGCCGACCGTTCACGATCAAGCGCGAATTCCTCGACGACGCCGGCGAACACAATCTGATGGCGCAGGTGACCAAGCTGCGCAAGGCGCTGCTGGTGATGCACGCACCGACCGATGCCACCGTCAATATCGACAACGCCACCCGGATCTTTCTGGCTGCGCGGCATCCCAAGAGCTTCGTCTCGCTCGACCATGCCGATCATCTCCTGAGCGACCGCCGCGATGCGAACTACGCGGCCGATGTGATCGCCGCCTGGGCGGAGCGCTATCTCGACGCCCGGCAACCCGCCGCCGCCGGTGCGCCGGAGGTGCTGCGCGCCGTCATTGTGCAGGAAACCGGCGAAAGCAAATTCCAGCAGCGGATCAGCGTCGGACCGCATCAGTTGCTCGCCGACGAGCCGGTCGCGGTCGGTGGCGCGGATTCCGGGCTCGGCCCGTACGATCTGTTGCTTTCGGCGCTCGGCGCCTGCACCTCGATGACGATGCGGCTCTATGCCGAACGCAAGAAGCTGCCGCTCGACCGCGTGACCGTGACGCTGAGCCACGCCAAGATCCACGCCGAGGACTGCGTCGAATGCGAGACCAAGGTCGGCCTGCTCGACAGGATCGACCGCGTGATCGCGATCGACGGCGATCTCGACACCGATCAGCGCGCCCGACTGATCGAGATCGCGGACAAATGCCCGGTGCATCGCACCCTGACCTCGGAAGTGAAGATCGTCACCCGCGCGGCGGAGTGA